The following proteins come from a genomic window of Mycobacterium sp. DL:
- a CDS encoding alpha-ketoacid dehydrogenase subunit alpha/beta: MPQQNRLETGAPWIELSTTDEDWKAADPALLGTMLAELHIIRVFEEVVLELAGEGLVHGPAHSSIGQEGGAVGSIVGLRSSDAVNGSHRGHHQFLAKALTHVSGGVIDPAAAITPKIQRLLQKTLAEILGLAQGFCRGRGGSMHLQWFEAGALGTNAIVGGGVPMGAGNAWAQKHSGTTDLTISYFGDGSSQIGSVLETMNLAAAWKLPFCFFIENNRYAVSTRVDEITADPRLSVRGQGFGIPSWRVDGMDPLAVHLATQQAAEQMRNGGGPAVIEAEVYRFFHQNGPFPGSAFGYRDKDEEASWRSRDPLQKVADQMIALGLIDEAGVAALRRQAKDAMSAAVSELLESDPEKAGKRRIRPELWPDPSFVNVGVRGDASELKSLDALEPTTFEGPWRPVKFVEAVSGVMDRRMETDDRIVIFGEDVHHLNGGTNGATKGLAKYGENRLVGTPISENAFTGIGGGMALDGRFRPVVEFMYPDFMWVAADQVFNQIGKARHMFGGENSVPFVLRTKVAMGSGYGSQHLMDPAGIFATSPGWRVVAPSTAADYVGLMNAALALQDPVLVIEHVDLYGIADQIPDVDLDYIIPPGQAAIRRAGNDVTVISYLSMVAHCAEAIEQTGMDAELIDLRWLDRASIDWGTIEASVKKTNAVLIVEQGAQGSSYGGWLADEIQRRLFDWLDQPVERVSGEEASPSISRVLERAAIARTEEVVAGLEKIRIGMGEVN, from the coding sequence ATGCCACAGCAGAACCGCCTGGAAACGGGCGCTCCCTGGATCGAGTTGTCGACCACCGACGAGGACTGGAAGGCCGCTGACCCGGCGCTTCTGGGCACGATGCTCGCCGAGCTGCACATCATCCGGGTGTTCGAGGAGGTGGTGTTGGAGCTGGCCGGCGAAGGTCTGGTTCATGGTCCCGCGCACTCGAGCATCGGGCAGGAAGGTGGCGCGGTTGGATCCATCGTCGGCCTCCGGTCGTCCGATGCGGTCAACGGTTCCCATCGCGGACACCACCAATTCCTGGCCAAAGCGTTGACCCACGTCTCCGGTGGGGTGATCGACCCGGCCGCGGCGATCACCCCCAAGATCCAGCGCCTGCTTCAGAAGACGCTCGCCGAGATCCTCGGCCTGGCCCAGGGGTTCTGCCGCGGTCGCGGCGGTTCGATGCACCTGCAGTGGTTCGAGGCGGGCGCACTGGGGACCAACGCGATCGTCGGCGGCGGGGTCCCGATGGGAGCCGGAAATGCCTGGGCACAAAAGCACAGTGGTACAACAGACCTGACGATAAGTTACTTCGGTGACGGCTCCAGCCAGATCGGCTCCGTGCTGGAGACCATGAACCTGGCGGCCGCCTGGAAGCTGCCGTTCTGCTTCTTCATCGAGAACAACCGGTACGCGGTGTCGACCCGGGTCGATGAGATCACCGCCGATCCACGTTTGTCGGTCCGTGGGCAGGGTTTCGGGATTCCCAGCTGGCGCGTCGACGGAATGGACCCGCTCGCGGTGCATCTGGCGACCCAGCAGGCGGCCGAACAGATGCGCAACGGCGGTGGTCCCGCCGTCATCGAGGCGGAGGTATACCGGTTCTTCCATCAGAACGGCCCGTTCCCGGGCAGTGCCTTCGGGTACCGCGACAAAGACGAAGAAGCGTCATGGCGGTCGCGGGATCCCCTCCAGAAGGTGGCGGATCAGATGATCGCGCTGGGTCTCATCGACGAGGCCGGGGTGGCGGCGTTGCGCAGACAGGCCAAGGACGCGATGTCGGCAGCGGTATCCGAACTGTTGGAATCCGATCCGGAAAAGGCAGGTAAGCGCCGCATCCGGCCGGAACTCTGGCCGGATCCCAGTTTCGTCAACGTCGGTGTCCGCGGCGACGCCAGCGAACTGAAATCGCTTGACGCGCTGGAGCCGACGACGTTCGAAGGCCCTTGGCGCCCGGTGAAGTTTGTCGAAGCCGTTTCGGGGGTGATGGACCGCCGGATGGAAACCGACGATCGGATCGTGATCTTCGGCGAGGATGTCCACCATCTCAACGGTGGCACCAACGGCGCCACCAAGGGATTGGCCAAGTACGGCGAGAACCGGTTGGTCGGCACCCCGATCAGTGAGAACGCCTTCACCGGAATCGGTGGAGGCATGGCGCTCGACGGCCGGTTCCGGCCGGTGGTGGAGTTCATGTACCCCGACTTCATGTGGGTCGCCGCCGATCAGGTGTTCAACCAGATCGGCAAAGCGCGCCACATGTTCGGCGGCGAGAACTCGGTTCCCTTCGTGCTCCGCACCAAGGTGGCGATGGGATCCGGTTACGGCTCGCAGCATCTGATGGATCCGGCCGGGATCTTCGCCACCAGCCCAGGTTGGAGAGTCGTGGCGCCGTCAACAGCCGCCGACTACGTCGGTCTGATGAACGCCGCACTGGCACTGCAGGATCCGGTACTCGTGATCGAGCATGTGGACCTCTACGGGATTGCCGATCAGATTCCCGACGTGGATCTCGACTACATCATTCCGCCCGGCCAAGCCGCGATCCGGCGGGCCGGCAACGACGTGACCGTGATCAGTTACCTGTCGATGGTGGCCCACTGCGCCGAGGCGATCGAGCAGACCGGCATGGACGCCGAACTGATCGACCTGCGTTGGCTGGACCGCGCGTCGATCGACTGGGGCACCATCGAAGCCAGCGTCAAGAAGACCAACGCCGTCCTGATCGTGGAACAGGGGGCGCAGGGCAGTTCCTACGGCGGCTGGCTCGCCGACGAGATCCAGCGCCGACTCTTCGACTGGCTCGACCAGCCCGTCGAGCGGGTGTCGGGGGAGGAGGCGTCGCCGAGTATCTCGAGAGTGCTGGAACGCGCTGCGATCGCACGCACCGAGGAAGTGGTTGCCGGACTGGAGAAGATCCGTATCGGCATGGGTGAGGTGAACTGA
- a CDS encoding RidA family protein, producing MSRIAFFATPGYGEMFLKERHYHQAVRVGDRVEISGQGGWDDELNFPESLEDEIARAFENVERTLATAGATWDDVIAVNSYHVAAAVGSFDDDHTRFMVEQVRKHLPDRAPIWTAIGVAALAAPNMRVEIRVSAVVGDHN from the coding sequence ATGTCGAGGATCGCGTTCTTCGCCACCCCCGGATACGGCGAGATGTTCTTGAAGGAGCGCCACTACCACCAAGCGGTTCGTGTCGGTGACCGCGTGGAGATCTCCGGGCAGGGCGGCTGGGACGACGAGTTGAACTTCCCGGAGTCTCTCGAGGACGAGATAGCCCGGGCGTTCGAAAACGTCGAACGGACCCTCGCTACCGCGGGGGCCACCTGGGACGACGTCATCGCGGTGAACTCGTACCACGTCGCCGCTGCGGTCGGCTCCTTTGACGACGACCACACTCGGTTCATGGTCGAGCAGGTGCGCAAACACCTGCCGGACCGGGCGCCCATCTGGACTGCGATCGGAGTTGCCGCACTCGCAGCACCGAACATGCGTGTCGAAATCCGCGTCTCCGCCGTCGTCGGCGACCACAACTGA
- the lhgO gene encoding L-2-hydroxyglutarate oxidase, which yields MKDSALPKNNATAPAHTDVLVIGGGIVGLATAWKIQQRRPGLTVTVLEKESGVAQHQTGHNSGVIHSGIYYEPGSLKATLCKRGAAETKDFAAAHDIPFRTTGKLLVATNDLEHQRMLALYDRAKTNGLEVTLMDASALRRAEPNVRGLGAIEVAATGIIDYTRVCEALQHLVRRGGGSVRTGTAVTGLHETADGVIVETRDMTWHADRLVSCAGLQADRVAAMAGIDVDIQIIPFRGEYYSLPTARTGIVTRLIYPIPDPALPFLGVHLSPTIDGGVSVGPNAVLGFSREGYHKGAVRPRDVLEYARFPGMWRVARANLRTGVHEMKNSLFKRGYLAECQKYCPELTLGDLLPKEAGIRAQAVRRDGTLVHDFLLETTPRSIHVLNAPSPAATSALPIGQTLAEMLLPDPT from the coding sequence ATGAAAGATTCTGCACTTCCGAAGAACAACGCGACTGCACCAGCCCACACCGATGTCCTGGTCATCGGTGGGGGAATCGTCGGACTCGCCACGGCATGGAAGATTCAACAGCGCCGCCCCGGACTCACCGTCACTGTTCTGGAGAAAGAGAGTGGGGTGGCACAACACCAGACCGGCCACAACAGCGGCGTGATCCACTCGGGCATCTACTACGAACCGGGCAGCCTCAAGGCGACCTTGTGTAAACGCGGAGCGGCGGAGACCAAAGATTTTGCCGCAGCTCACGACATCCCGTTCCGGACCACCGGGAAACTCCTGGTGGCCACCAATGACCTCGAACACCAACGCATGCTGGCGCTGTACGACCGCGCCAAGACGAACGGTCTCGAGGTCACGCTCATGGACGCGTCGGCACTGCGGCGCGCCGAACCGAATGTGCGCGGACTGGGAGCCATCGAGGTGGCGGCCACCGGCATCATCGACTACACGAGAGTCTGCGAGGCCCTGCAGCACCTGGTGCGACGCGGCGGCGGATCGGTGCGAACCGGCACAGCAGTCACCGGCCTTCACGAGACCGCCGACGGTGTCATCGTGGAAACCCGAGACATGACATGGCACGCCGATCGACTGGTCTCCTGCGCGGGACTGCAGGCAGACCGAGTCGCCGCCATGGCCGGAATCGACGTCGACATCCAGATCATCCCGTTCCGTGGCGAGTACTACTCATTACCAACGGCCCGAACGGGAATCGTCACGCGCCTCATCTATCCGATACCCGACCCGGCGCTCCCCTTCCTCGGAGTGCACCTGAGCCCGACCATCGACGGTGGTGTGTCGGTGGGCCCCAACGCCGTCCTCGGATTCTCCCGGGAGGGATATCACAAAGGCGCCGTGCGGCCGCGTGACGTCCTCGAATACGCCCGCTTCCCCGGAATGTGGAGAGTCGCCAGGGCGAACCTCCGCACCGGAGTCCACGAGATGAAGAACTCCCTGTTCAAACGCGGTTACCTCGCCGAATGCCAGAAGTACTGTCCTGAACTCACTTTGGGCGATCTGCTCCCCAAAGAGGCCGGCATCCGGGCGCAAGCGGTCCGGCGCGACGGCACGCTGGTCCATGACTTCCTGCTGGAGACAACGCCGCGCAGCATCCACGTGCTGAACGCGCCCTCGCCGGCCGCCACGTCGGCGCTTCCGATCGGTCAGACTCTGGCCGAGATGCTCCTGCCGGACCCGACCTAG
- a CDS encoding MarR family transcriptional regulator — protein MAGTASPDSDDALWLSPDEKEAWTGLISLILLLPGQLEAPLRQVDLTLFEYLTLSHISEAPGRRIRMSELAYLANGSLSRLSNVVKRFEQRGWVTRSPDPDDGRYTLAELTDAGYRLVVAAAPLHVRAVRDLVLDPLTATDRQALARIAAKLRVRPADLA, from the coding sequence ATGGCCGGTACTGCATCACCAGATTCAGACGACGCACTGTGGCTCTCCCCGGACGAGAAGGAAGCCTGGACAGGCTTGATATCGCTGATCCTGCTGCTGCCGGGTCAACTCGAGGCGCCCCTGCGGCAGGTGGATCTGACCCTCTTCGAGTACCTGACCCTGAGTCACATCTCTGAGGCCCCGGGCCGGCGGATACGCATGAGTGAACTGGCGTATCTGGCCAACGGGTCACTGTCGCGATTGTCGAACGTGGTCAAGCGATTCGAGCAGCGGGGCTGGGTGACCCGGTCCCCCGATCCCGACGACGGCCGCTACACCCTCGCCGAACTGACCGACGCCGGCTACCGCCTCGTCGTCGCCGCCGCCCCGTTGCATGTGCGCGCGGTGCGGGATCTGGTTCTCGACCCGCTCACGGCGACCGACCGGCAGGCGCTCGCCCGCATCGCGGCCAAGCTCCGGGTCCGGCCGGCAGACCTCGCCTAG
- a CDS encoding dihydrolipoamide acetyltransferase family protein, with amino-acid sequence MATVVRMPEVLANATEAIIQTWLVEVGQEISIGDPIAEIETDKAVVEYAAEVGGVLSRLLADAGATVAIGEPIALVLAPGETATGGESDPLGGEPARDPESGSPVLEAAEPVLEARPVTNGRRLFATPLVRKLARERDIDLDAVTGTGPGGRIVRRDLDRLPPQKAQAATQPVRAPAATARPAETNHVDIPLTGMRRAIARRLTESKTTVPHFYVVADCRVDALLDLRRSVNEAGSTKVSVNDFVLKAVAGALVEVPEANAIWNGDSIRRFSAADIAVAVAVDGGLLTPVIWGVESLTVSAIATQIAGLAARARAGRIQQHELEGGSFSVSNLGMYGVSEFSAILNPPQSGILAVGGATQRPVVVEGELAVGTVMTVTLSADHRVIDGAVAAQWMAAFVRRIENPLTILI; translated from the coding sequence ATGGCCACCGTCGTGCGGATGCCCGAGGTATTGGCCAATGCGACCGAGGCGATCATCCAGACCTGGCTGGTCGAAGTCGGCCAGGAGATCTCGATCGGCGATCCGATCGCCGAAATCGAAACGGACAAGGCGGTTGTCGAGTACGCAGCCGAGGTGGGCGGTGTGCTGTCACGCTTGCTCGCCGACGCCGGTGCGACCGTCGCCATCGGGGAACCCATCGCCCTGGTGTTGGCACCGGGTGAAACCGCCACCGGCGGTGAGTCGGACCCGCTGGGCGGTGAGCCGGCGCGGGATCCGGAATCGGGGTCGCCGGTACTGGAGGCGGCCGAACCCGTTCTCGAGGCGCGGCCGGTGACCAACGGTCGACGCCTGTTCGCCACACCGTTGGTGCGCAAGCTGGCCCGGGAGAGAGACATCGACCTTGATGCGGTGACCGGCACGGGACCCGGCGGTCGAATCGTCCGTCGGGATCTGGACCGGCTGCCGCCCCAGAAGGCGCAGGCTGCAACACAACCCGTGCGAGCACCCGCAGCAACGGCCAGGCCCGCAGAAACGAATCACGTCGACATCCCGCTGACCGGTATGCGCAGGGCGATCGCTCGACGCCTCACCGAGAGCAAGACGACGGTGCCGCACTTCTACGTCGTTGCGGACTGTCGCGTGGACGCCCTGCTGGACCTGCGGCGCTCGGTCAACGAGGCAGGCAGCACCAAGGTGTCGGTGAACGACTTCGTGCTCAAGGCGGTGGCCGGCGCACTGGTGGAAGTGCCCGAGGCGAATGCGATCTGGAACGGCGATTCGATCCGCCGATTCTCGGCGGCCGACATCGCGGTGGCCGTCGCGGTCGACGGTGGCTTGCTGACGCCGGTGATCTGGGGCGTGGAGAGTCTCACTGTGTCGGCGATCGCCACCCAGATCGCCGGCCTGGCGGCGCGCGCCCGCGCCGGCAGGATCCAACAGCATGAGCTCGAAGGCGGCAGCTTCTCGGTTTCCAACCTCGGCATGTACGGGGTGAGCGAGTTCTCCGCCATCTTGAACCCGCCACAGTCGGGAATCCTCGCTGTCGGCGGGGCGACCCAACGTCCGGTCGTGGTGGAGGGCGAATTGGCTGTCGGCACAGTGATGACCGTGACCCTGTCCGCCGATCACCGCGTGATCGATGGTGCGGTGGCCGCGCAGTGGATGGCAGCATTCGTGCGGAGGATCGAGAATCCGCTGACGATCCTGATCTGA